From Cotesia glomerata isolate CgM1 linkage group LG2, MPM_Cglom_v2.3, whole genome shotgun sequence, a single genomic window includes:
- the LOC123258739 gene encoding titin homolog isoform X1, which produces MPSSQNAATERRNDRMISHEPPKLKTTLKTSPKQATNPLQFVKVGPCSLYRTAQEQLQKVQEVKKVKQEVRDDPEDWQSNLDNWKSSRRKRQEHIIERVVEVKKLELEEHDRHRRRSKTFSEMMEERSSRGRKLSMSLAMYHEEDSNDLSDLGIGTSSGKSSVSGDTHDDTQSVLSDRDSEIDKNHSDLDNASHENGNTNENNNMNVVPPSVTSITKTAISKKSSQFGNGFQDDQREYDSGTTATTSSPEPDEYNYEGAIRYNRAPPQTLPRTSLLKHDPKLESKPIINYEESAGGSDKSVPVVKVDILKRREIFEKAAQKTADNKVNNNGNRSSGEFSSPVSIKERLMSLEIQTIETAEDEDKNSKVIDRLSGDMTTIRERLSFLEKQVSVRETKISSRKLSNDEFEPVRPLRERLSTLEKYASSDESSSTPVKPQPSPRQHVEFTTKVKDRLCILDSTRTSNNHNNIINNNDDNDNDNNVNTNNNINNIKDVDKKPVDKPMLRFNNRERNETSTPSERSSSPDSEYRAPRATFHQSLDSLDADASSEPDTFDRVQSLEELDYVRRRYPTSVSSAEILNDTDREDSGIHTADVSCSVSQADEPVDEEVATVRHGTSITIEVKPVPKDRNVKGEDDDLGDKVTDECNQIKTEEDFQPEADQEKVIQLESAVIIEGTAESPGNTLTTNKSEIEQQPIKPTSRVIVFQSPRIPPRRCPPVKPGDSSSPLLQEDSEVESKLSESKTSSAESISSTSPLKPSKIPTPLPRKPTGVTVKLSSAPNTAPTSPIKLSASSKSLPSSPFSCRHSKIPSPLKAQEDQQSASTVASGEQSQESKNSERRRTVFEVCEKIIVPQDVSPVLPITPFITVTKVGEDQQQLSDSEESIVTDGSSSDEEIELQCESTESVEHEEEARASEPLTSGNQSAELPLTCPNIEAATNAASPVIVVEQEIYQDSQSESVASSTPLSYETESNISDYDKPPVVSPLTMEFIDPSMSLSKSIYQLSLSNDEKIEIISPFPLGPPSSVEPPKEKPPPPPIDYSDDENQPTEPLKRLNSTRRIKKELRTRRSDFLGLEGVGDDELHLEVPKPLDMTALLAEERRIEQMNRRSYDTDSNYEQDSIHDRDSGVGLGHAEDWTKQAVSPDMSQHSRQSSEPFGASVTSSEEDEITKKEREIFEMLEKEEQWRYGNDREQNSDIGEKLAHKLRELEEEKMQLERERAQESVALHRQDEPLRKTEEIQPRMQEEDLLRNQQQQQQQQQHQQQQQQLQHLHHHQQQQQEIIVMQSEVIREEEIEFREQEKLRFDVERLKLHEDIYDQERRNEIRRQDEMHLRAIDRKIREPEHTVVNAVMCDHDDEYASGEVLRVERELLQLEQEALKRQRSNMVYREQKQQQLAEQWQSLQNVNYTGNIVHATYQNIDMTNYRSSMPNLQLQENQRRRPAPPPIPPAKPLRLIDQRQRDMTIRNSRIPSADSIPQQVDATIRHSASATALSTHAGQQMTKQTLNALSAVPRTRIVKNDQWVQRRKSDGPRVISQDLNYQHWLIQEAEQRRINEKNQRSPPQRKPQQHVTGTSVPYTTSYKSEGKPLPDSIIQTLTQRIQNRAQERPLPLRRRIDHSVSQEHLPQAHHQPSAHLAMMHQKAHQSPGTSSADSQEKLLSVSGKKKCSHCGDELGRGAAMIIESLRLFYHMECFKCCVCHVRLGDGLMGTDVRVRNHKLHCHNCYSSDDGVKFSCV; this is translated from the exons ATGCCTTCGTCGCAAAACGCCGCCACCGAGCGGCGAAACGACAGGATG ATTTCACACGAACCGCCGAAATTAAAAACAACGCTGAAGACTTCACCGAAGCAAGCTACCAATCCACTGCAGTTCGTTAAAGTCGGGCCGTGTTCGCTTTATCGCACTGCCCAGGAGCAGTTGCAAAAGGTCCAAGAAGTCAAAAAAGTAAAGCAGGAGGTACGCGATGACCCAGAAGACTGGCAATCG aatttggATAACTGGAAAAGCAGTCGGAGGAAGCGACAAGAGCACATTATCGAACGAGTTGTTGAAGTTAAGAAACTGGAACTGGAGGAGCACGACAGACACAGACGTCGGAGTAAAACCTTCTCAGAGATGATGGAGGAGCGCAGCAGTCGGGGGAGGAAACTCAGTATGAGTCTCGCTATGTATCACGAAGAAGACTCTAATGATTTGAGTGATCTTGGCATTGGGACGAGCAGCGGTAAAAGTTCTGTAAGCGGAGACACTCATGATGATACACAGAGTGTTCtt agCGATCGAGATAGTGAGATCGACAAGAATCATTCAGACCTAGACAATGCGTCCCACGAAAACGGCAACACCAACGAGAACAACAACATGAACGTCGTTCCACCTAGCGTAACATCAATAACCAAAACAGCAATTAGTAAAAAATCTTCGCAATTTGGAAACGGATTCCAAGACGACCAGCGAGAGTACGATTCGGGAACAACAGCGACCACCAGCTCGCCAGAACCCGACGAGTACAATTACGAGGGAGCGATCCGATACAACCGAGCGCCACCACAAACTCTCCCCAGAACATCTCTGCTAAAGCACGACCCGAAATTAGAAAGCAAGccaattattaattacgaGGAATCGGCTGGTGGGAGTGATAAAAGCGTTCCAGTCGTTAAGGTAGACATACTGAAGCGCCGTGAGATTTTCGAGAAGGCCGCTCAAAAAACAGCTGATAATAAAGTGAACAACAACGGGAATCGTTCCTCAGGAGAGTTTTCTTCTCCAGTGTCTATTAAAGAAAGACTGATGAGTCTCGAAATACAAACAATAGAAACCGCTGAGGATGAAGATAAGAACTCTAAAGTAATCGACAGGCTTTCTGGAGACATGACAACAATACGCGAGCGTTTAAGTTTTCTAGAGAAGCAAGTTTCCGTACGTGAAACTAAAATATCATCACGTAAATTAAGCAATGATGAGTTTGAACCTGTTCGACCTTTGCGTGAGAGATTATCAACACTCGAGAAATATGCCAGCAGCGATGAATCTTCCTCAACGCCGGTAAAACCGCAGCCGAGTCCCAGGCAGCACGTTGAGTTTACGACAAAAGTTAAAGATCGACTGTGTATTTTAGATTCTACTCGAACTAGCAATAAtcacaataatattattaataataatgatgataatgataatgataataatgttaatactaataataatattaataatattaaagatgTTGATAAAAAGCCAGTAGATAAACCGATGTTGCGTTTTAATAATCGGGAAAGAAACGAAACGTCAACACCAAGCGAGAGAAGTTCCTCTCCGGACTCCGAATACCGCGCACCACGTGCTACTTTCCACCAAAGTCTAGATTCTTTGGACGCAGACGCGTCCAGCGAACCTGATACATTTGATCGTGTCCAGAGCCTCGAAGAACTGGACTACGTGAGAAGAAGATATCCGACGTCAGTGTCGTCCGCTGAGATACTCAACGACACCGATCGGGAGGATTCTGGTATACACACCGCCGATGTCAGCTGTTCAGTCAGTCAGGCTGACGAACCAGTTGACGAAGAAGTTGCTACAGTTCGTCATGGCACTTCAATCACCATTGAAGTTAAACCTGTGCCAAAAGATCGTAATGTTAAAGGTGAAGATGATGATCTAGGTGACAAAGTGACTGATGAGTGCAATCAGATTAAAACCGAGGAGGATTTTCAACCCGAGGCTGATCAAGAGAAAGTTATCCAACTGGAATCGGCAGTGATAATAGag GGTACTGCTGAATCGCCTGGAAATACCTTAACAACTAACAAATCTGAGATAGAGCAACAGCCGATTAAGCCAACGAGTCGCGTTATTGTCTTCCAAAGCCCGCGAATTCCTCCGCGAAGATGTCCGCCAGTGAAGCCCGGAGATAGCAGCTCGCCGTTGCTCCAAGAAGATTCCGAGGTTGAGTCTAAATTAAGCGAGTCGAAAACATCTTCTGCTGAGTCAATATCTTCAACTTCACCGCTCAAACCTTCGAAAATTCCCACTCCGCTTCCTCGCAAGCCGACTGGAGTCACCGTAAAGCTGTCTTCAGCCCCAAACACGGCGCCAACATCTCCAATAAAGCTGTCGGCTTCTTCAAAATCTCTTCCCTCCTCCCCGTTTTCCTGCAGACACTCGAAAATTCCCTCGCCTCTCAAGGCTCAAGAAGATCAACAGTCAGCATCAACAGTCGCTTCCGGAGAACAAAGTCAAGAGAGCAAAAATTCAGAGCGAAGACGGACTGTTTTTGAAGTCTGCGAGAAAATAATAGTTCCTCAAGATGTGTCACCGGTACTGCCAATTACGCCTTTTATAACAGTAACTAAAGTCGGGGAAGATCAACAACAGCTGAGTGATTCCGAG GAATCAATTGTTACCGACGGTAGCAGTTCCGATGAGGAAATCGAGCTGCAATGCGAGTCAACAGAGTCAGTCGAGCACGAAGAAGAGGCTCGAGCGAGTGAACCTCTGACTAGCGGCAACCAGAGCGCAGAGCTGCCTCTTACTTGTCCTAACATTGAGGCAGCAACCAACGCCGCTTCTCCTGTTATTGTAGTCGAGCAGGAGATTTATCAAGACTCGCAGTCAGAGTCAGTGGCTTCTTCTACACCGCTGTCATACGAGACAGAATCAAACATCTCCGACTACGATAAACCACCTGTTGTTTCTCCACTCACCATGGAGTTTATTGATCCGTCTATGTCTCTATCCAAATct ATATATCAACTGAGTTTATCAAACGatgaaaaaatagaaataatatcaCCTTTTCCCCTGGGGCCACCAAGCAGCGTAGAACCACCAAAGGAAAAACCACCTCCACCACCAATAGATTACAGCGACGATGAAAATCAACCAACCGAGCCTTTAAAGCGCTTAAACTCAACGCGTCGCATTAAAAAGGAGTTACGTACCCGCCGATCAGATTTCTTGGGACTCGAAGGg GTTGGTGACGATGAGCTCCACCTGGAAGTACCAAAACCGCTAGACATGACCGCATTACTGGCCGAAGAGAGACGCATCGAGCAAATGAACCGGCGTTCTTACGACACCGACAGCAACTATGAGCAGGACTCAATCCACGATCGAGACTCTGGTGTGGGGCTGGGGCACGCCGAGGATTGGACCAAGCAAGCAGTGAGTCCAGACATGTCGCAGCACAGTCGTCAGAGTAGTGAACCCTTCGGTGCGAGTGTCACTTCCTCGGAGGAAGACGAGATTACCAAGAAAGAACGTGAAATCTTTGAAATGCTcgagaaggaagagcagtggCGTTACGGCAACGATCGTGAGCAGAACAG CGACATTGGCGAAAAACTCGCGCATAAACTGCGAGAACTCGAGGAGGAGAAGATGCAGCTGGAGCGTGAACGAGCCCAGGAGTCAGTGGCGTTGCACCGGCAAGACGAGCCACTGCGTAAGACCGAGGAGATCCAGCCACGCATGCAGGAGGAAGATCTCTTGCGAaatcaacaacaacaacaacaacaacaacaacatcaacaacaacaacaacaactacAACATCTTCACCATCATCAACAGCAACAGCAGGAAATAATTGTGATGCAGTCGGAAGTTATCCGCGAGGAGGAGATTGAGTTCAGGGAACAGGAGAAGTTGAGGTTTGATGTTGAACGGCTGAAATTGCACGAGGATATTTATGATCAGGAGAGAAGAAATGAAATTCGCCGGCAAGACGAAATGCATTTGAGGGCTATCGATCGTAAAATTCGTGAACCAGag CACACGGTAGTGAATGCAGTAATGTGTGATCACGACGACGAGTACGCGTCTGGG GAAGTTCTGCGTGTTGAGCGAGAACTTTTGCAGTTAGAGCAGGAGGCGTTGAAACGTCAGCGCTCTAACATGGTTTATCGGGAGCAAAAACAGCAGCAACTCGCTGAGCAGTGGCAGTCGTTGCAAAACGTTAATTACACTGGGAATATTGTCCATGCTACCTATCAGAACATCGATATGACTAATTACCGGTCCTCGATGCCTAATTTGCAGCTTCAGGAAAATCAACGTAGACGTCCGGCACCTCCGCCTATTCCACCGGCCAAGCCGTTGAGATTAATCGATCAACGGCAACGGGATATGACTATCAG AAACAGTAGGATTCCATCAGCAGATTCGATTCCACAGCAGGTGGATGCTACAATTCGTCACAGTGCCTCCGCAACCGCACTATCAACTCACGCTGGTCAGCAGATGACCAAGCAGACTCTCAATGCGCTGAGTGCAGTACCTAGGACTcgtattgttaaaaatgatcaGTGGGTCCAGCGGAGGAAGAGCGATGGCCCGCGAGTTATTAGTCAAGATTTAAATTACCAACATTGGCTTATTCAa GAGGCTGAACAGAGGAGAATTAATGAGAAAAACCAACGCTCACCCCCACAAAGAAAACCGCAGCAACACGTGACTGGAACTTCCGTACCTTATACTACTTCATATAAATCTGAAGGGAAACCATTACCGGATTCTATAATTCAAACGCTTACTCAGAGAATACAAAATAGAGCACAAGAGAGACCTTTGCCTCTGAGACGaag GATCGATCACAGCGTTAGCCAGGAACACTTGCCTCAAGCGCATCACCAGCCATCAGCACATCTCGCTATGATGCATCAGAAAGCACATCAATCACCCGGAACATCGAGCGCGGACTCGCAGGAAAAATTGCTGAGTGTCAGTGGAAAGAAAAAATGTTCCCACTGCGGCGATGAATTag gaCGGGGAGCTGCGATGATTATAGAAAGTTTGCGGCTCTTCTATCACATGGAGTGCTTCAAATGTTGTGTGTGTCACGTGCGTCTCGGCGACGGGCTTATGGGGACGGACGTACGCGTTCGTAATCATAAACTTCATTGTCATAATTGCTACTCGAGCGACGAcg gcGTCAAGTTCAGTTgcgtgtaa
- the LOC123258739 gene encoding uncharacterized protein LOC123258739 isoform X2 codes for MPSSQNAATERRNDRMISHEPPKLKTTLKTSPKQATNPLQFVKVGPCSLYRTAQEQLQKVQEVKKVKQEVRDDPEDWQSNLDNWKSSRRKRQEHIIERVVEVKKLELEEHDRHRRRSKTFSEMMEERSSRGRKLSMSLAMYHEEDSNDLSDLGIGTSSGKSSVSGDTHDDTQSVLSDRDSEIDKNHSDLDNASHENGNTNENNNMNVVPPSVTSITKTAISKKSSQFGNGFQDDQREYDSGTTATTSSPEPDEYNYEGAIRYNRAPPQTLPRTSLLKHDPKLESKPIINYEESAGGSDKSVPVVKVDILKRREIFEKAAQKTADNKVNNNGNRSSGEFSSPVSIKERLMSLEIQTIETAEDEDKNSKVIDRLSGDMTTIRERLSFLEKQVSVRETKISSRKLSNDEFEPVRPLRERLSTLEKYASSDESSSTPVKPQPSPRQHVEFTTKVKDRLCILDSTRTSNNHNNIINNNDDNDNDNNVNTNNNINNIKDVDKKPVDKPMLRFNNRERNETSTPSERSSSPDSEYRAPRATFHQSLDSLDADASSEPDTFDRVQSLEELDYVRRRYPTSVSSAEILNDTDREDSGIHTADVSCSVSQADEPVDEEVATVRHGTSITIEVKPVPKDRNVKGEDDDLGDKVTDECNQIKTEEDFQPEADQEKVIQLESAVIIEGTAESPGNTLTTNKSEIEQQPIKPTSRVIVFQSPRIPPRRCPPVKPGDSSSPLLQEDSEVESKLSESKTSSAESISSTSPLKPSKIPTPLPRKPTGVTVKLSSAPNTAPTSPIKLSASSKSLPSSPFSCRHSKIPSPLKAQEDQQSASTVASGEQSQESKNSERRRTVFEVCEKIIVPQDVSPVLPITPFITVTKVGEDQQQLSDSEESIVTDGSSSDEEIELQCESTESVEHEEEARASEPLTSGNQSAELPLTCPNIEAATNAASPVIVVEQEIYQDSQSESVASSTPLSYETESNISDYDKPPVVSPLTMEFIDPSMSLSKSIYQLSLSNDEKIEIISPFPLGPPSSVEPPKEKPPPPPIDYSDDENQPTEPLKRLNSTRRIKKELRTRRSDFLGLEGVGDDELHLEVPKPLDMTALLAEERRIEQMNRRSYDTDSNYEQDSIHDRDSGVGLGHAEDWTKQAVSPDMSQHSRQSSEPFGASVTSSEEDEITKKEREIFEMLEKEEQWRYGNDREQNSDIGEKLAHKLRELEEEKMQLERERAQESVALHRQDEPLRKTEEIQPRMQEEDLLRNQQQLQHLHHHQQQQQEIIVMQSEVIREEEIEFREQEKLRFDVERLKLHEDIYDQERRNEIRRQDEMHLRAIDRKIREPEHTVVNAVMCDHDDEYASGEVLRVERELLQLEQEALKRQRSNMVYREQKQQQLAEQWQSLQNVNYTGNIVHATYQNIDMTNYRSSMPNLQLQENQRRRPAPPPIPPAKPLRLIDQRQRDMTIRNSRIPSADSIPQQVDATIRHSASATALSTHAGQQMTKQTLNALSAVPRTRIVKNDQWVQRRKSDGPRVISQDLNYQHWLIQEAEQRRINEKNQRSPPQRKPQQHVTGTSVPYTTSYKSEGKPLPDSIIQTLTQRIQNRAQERPLPLRRRIDHSVSQEHLPQAHHQPSAHLAMMHQKAHQSPGTSSADSQEKLLSVSGKKKCSHCGDELGRGAAMIIESLRLFYHMECFKCCVCHVRLGDGLMGTDVRVRNHKLHCHNCYSSDDGVKFSCV; via the exons ATGCCTTCGTCGCAAAACGCCGCCACCGAGCGGCGAAACGACAGGATG ATTTCACACGAACCGCCGAAATTAAAAACAACGCTGAAGACTTCACCGAAGCAAGCTACCAATCCACTGCAGTTCGTTAAAGTCGGGCCGTGTTCGCTTTATCGCACTGCCCAGGAGCAGTTGCAAAAGGTCCAAGAAGTCAAAAAAGTAAAGCAGGAGGTACGCGATGACCCAGAAGACTGGCAATCG aatttggATAACTGGAAAAGCAGTCGGAGGAAGCGACAAGAGCACATTATCGAACGAGTTGTTGAAGTTAAGAAACTGGAACTGGAGGAGCACGACAGACACAGACGTCGGAGTAAAACCTTCTCAGAGATGATGGAGGAGCGCAGCAGTCGGGGGAGGAAACTCAGTATGAGTCTCGCTATGTATCACGAAGAAGACTCTAATGATTTGAGTGATCTTGGCATTGGGACGAGCAGCGGTAAAAGTTCTGTAAGCGGAGACACTCATGATGATACACAGAGTGTTCtt agCGATCGAGATAGTGAGATCGACAAGAATCATTCAGACCTAGACAATGCGTCCCACGAAAACGGCAACACCAACGAGAACAACAACATGAACGTCGTTCCACCTAGCGTAACATCAATAACCAAAACAGCAATTAGTAAAAAATCTTCGCAATTTGGAAACGGATTCCAAGACGACCAGCGAGAGTACGATTCGGGAACAACAGCGACCACCAGCTCGCCAGAACCCGACGAGTACAATTACGAGGGAGCGATCCGATACAACCGAGCGCCACCACAAACTCTCCCCAGAACATCTCTGCTAAAGCACGACCCGAAATTAGAAAGCAAGccaattattaattacgaGGAATCGGCTGGTGGGAGTGATAAAAGCGTTCCAGTCGTTAAGGTAGACATACTGAAGCGCCGTGAGATTTTCGAGAAGGCCGCTCAAAAAACAGCTGATAATAAAGTGAACAACAACGGGAATCGTTCCTCAGGAGAGTTTTCTTCTCCAGTGTCTATTAAAGAAAGACTGATGAGTCTCGAAATACAAACAATAGAAACCGCTGAGGATGAAGATAAGAACTCTAAAGTAATCGACAGGCTTTCTGGAGACATGACAACAATACGCGAGCGTTTAAGTTTTCTAGAGAAGCAAGTTTCCGTACGTGAAACTAAAATATCATCACGTAAATTAAGCAATGATGAGTTTGAACCTGTTCGACCTTTGCGTGAGAGATTATCAACACTCGAGAAATATGCCAGCAGCGATGAATCTTCCTCAACGCCGGTAAAACCGCAGCCGAGTCCCAGGCAGCACGTTGAGTTTACGACAAAAGTTAAAGATCGACTGTGTATTTTAGATTCTACTCGAACTAGCAATAAtcacaataatattattaataataatgatgataatgataatgataataatgttaatactaataataatattaataatattaaagatgTTGATAAAAAGCCAGTAGATAAACCGATGTTGCGTTTTAATAATCGGGAAAGAAACGAAACGTCAACACCAAGCGAGAGAAGTTCCTCTCCGGACTCCGAATACCGCGCACCACGTGCTACTTTCCACCAAAGTCTAGATTCTTTGGACGCAGACGCGTCCAGCGAACCTGATACATTTGATCGTGTCCAGAGCCTCGAAGAACTGGACTACGTGAGAAGAAGATATCCGACGTCAGTGTCGTCCGCTGAGATACTCAACGACACCGATCGGGAGGATTCTGGTATACACACCGCCGATGTCAGCTGTTCAGTCAGTCAGGCTGACGAACCAGTTGACGAAGAAGTTGCTACAGTTCGTCATGGCACTTCAATCACCATTGAAGTTAAACCTGTGCCAAAAGATCGTAATGTTAAAGGTGAAGATGATGATCTAGGTGACAAAGTGACTGATGAGTGCAATCAGATTAAAACCGAGGAGGATTTTCAACCCGAGGCTGATCAAGAGAAAGTTATCCAACTGGAATCGGCAGTGATAATAGag GGTACTGCTGAATCGCCTGGAAATACCTTAACAACTAACAAATCTGAGATAGAGCAACAGCCGATTAAGCCAACGAGTCGCGTTATTGTCTTCCAAAGCCCGCGAATTCCTCCGCGAAGATGTCCGCCAGTGAAGCCCGGAGATAGCAGCTCGCCGTTGCTCCAAGAAGATTCCGAGGTTGAGTCTAAATTAAGCGAGTCGAAAACATCTTCTGCTGAGTCAATATCTTCAACTTCACCGCTCAAACCTTCGAAAATTCCCACTCCGCTTCCTCGCAAGCCGACTGGAGTCACCGTAAAGCTGTCTTCAGCCCCAAACACGGCGCCAACATCTCCAATAAAGCTGTCGGCTTCTTCAAAATCTCTTCCCTCCTCCCCGTTTTCCTGCAGACACTCGAAAATTCCCTCGCCTCTCAAGGCTCAAGAAGATCAACAGTCAGCATCAACAGTCGCTTCCGGAGAACAAAGTCAAGAGAGCAAAAATTCAGAGCGAAGACGGACTGTTTTTGAAGTCTGCGAGAAAATAATAGTTCCTCAAGATGTGTCACCGGTACTGCCAATTACGCCTTTTATAACAGTAACTAAAGTCGGGGAAGATCAACAACAGCTGAGTGATTCCGAG GAATCAATTGTTACCGACGGTAGCAGTTCCGATGAGGAAATCGAGCTGCAATGCGAGTCAACAGAGTCAGTCGAGCACGAAGAAGAGGCTCGAGCGAGTGAACCTCTGACTAGCGGCAACCAGAGCGCAGAGCTGCCTCTTACTTGTCCTAACATTGAGGCAGCAACCAACGCCGCTTCTCCTGTTATTGTAGTCGAGCAGGAGATTTATCAAGACTCGCAGTCAGAGTCAGTGGCTTCTTCTACACCGCTGTCATACGAGACAGAATCAAACATCTCCGACTACGATAAACCACCTGTTGTTTCTCCACTCACCATGGAGTTTATTGATCCGTCTATGTCTCTATCCAAATct ATATATCAACTGAGTTTATCAAACGatgaaaaaatagaaataatatcaCCTTTTCCCCTGGGGCCACCAAGCAGCGTAGAACCACCAAAGGAAAAACCACCTCCACCACCAATAGATTACAGCGACGATGAAAATCAACCAACCGAGCCTTTAAAGCGCTTAAACTCAACGCGTCGCATTAAAAAGGAGTTACGTACCCGCCGATCAGATTTCTTGGGACTCGAAGGg GTTGGTGACGATGAGCTCCACCTGGAAGTACCAAAACCGCTAGACATGACCGCATTACTGGCCGAAGAGAGACGCATCGAGCAAATGAACCGGCGTTCTTACGACACCGACAGCAACTATGAGCAGGACTCAATCCACGATCGAGACTCTGGTGTGGGGCTGGGGCACGCCGAGGATTGGACCAAGCAAGCAGTGAGTCCAGACATGTCGCAGCACAGTCGTCAGAGTAGTGAACCCTTCGGTGCGAGTGTCACTTCCTCGGAGGAAGACGAGATTACCAAGAAAGAACGTGAAATCTTTGAAATGCTcgagaaggaagagcagtggCGTTACGGCAACGATCGTGAGCAGAACAG CGACATTGGCGAAAAACTCGCGCATAAACTGCGAGAACTCGAGGAGGAGAAGATGCAGCTGGAGCGTGAACGAGCCCAGGAGTCAGTGGCGTTGCACCGGCAAGACGAGCCACTGCGTAAGACCGAGGAGATCCAGCCACGCATGCAGGAGGAAGATCTCTTGCGAaat caacaacaactacAACATCTTCACCATCATCAACAGCAACAGCAGGAAATAATTGTGATGCAGTCGGAAGTTATCCGCGAGGAGGAGATTGAGTTCAGGGAACAGGAGAAGTTGAGGTTTGATGTTGAACGGCTGAAATTGCACGAGGATATTTATGATCAGGAGAGAAGAAATGAAATTCGCCGGCAAGACGAAATGCATTTGAGGGCTATCGATCGTAAAATTCGTGAACCAGag CACACGGTAGTGAATGCAGTAATGTGTGATCACGACGACGAGTACGCGTCTGGG GAAGTTCTGCGTGTTGAGCGAGAACTTTTGCAGTTAGAGCAGGAGGCGTTGAAACGTCAGCGCTCTAACATGGTTTATCGGGAGCAAAAACAGCAGCAACTCGCTGAGCAGTGGCAGTCGTTGCAAAACGTTAATTACACTGGGAATATTGTCCATGCTACCTATCAGAACATCGATATGACTAATTACCGGTCCTCGATGCCTAATTTGCAGCTTCAGGAAAATCAACGTAGACGTCCGGCACCTCCGCCTATTCCACCGGCCAAGCCGTTGAGATTAATCGATCAACGGCAACGGGATATGACTATCAG AAACAGTAGGATTCCATCAGCAGATTCGATTCCACAGCAGGTGGATGCTACAATTCGTCACAGTGCCTCCGCAACCGCACTATCAACTCACGCTGGTCAGCAGATGACCAAGCAGACTCTCAATGCGCTGAGTGCAGTACCTAGGACTcgtattgttaaaaatgatcaGTGGGTCCAGCGGAGGAAGAGCGATGGCCCGCGAGTTATTAGTCAAGATTTAAATTACCAACATTGGCTTATTCAa GAGGCTGAACAGAGGAGAATTAATGAGAAAAACCAACGCTCACCCCCACAAAGAAAACCGCAGCAACACGTGACTGGAACTTCCGTACCTTATACTACTTCATATAAATCTGAAGGGAAACCATTACCGGATTCTATAATTCAAACGCTTACTCAGAGAATACAAAATAGAGCACAAGAGAGACCTTTGCCTCTGAGACGaag GATCGATCACAGCGTTAGCCAGGAACACTTGCCTCAAGCGCATCACCAGCCATCAGCACATCTCGCTATGATGCATCAGAAAGCACATCAATCACCCGGAACATCGAGCGCGGACTCGCAGGAAAAATTGCTGAGTGTCAGTGGAAAGAAAAAATGTTCCCACTGCGGCGATGAATTag gaCGGGGAGCTGCGATGATTATAGAAAGTTTGCGGCTCTTCTATCACATGGAGTGCTTCAAATGTTGTGTGTGTCACGTGCGTCTCGGCGACGGGCTTATGGGGACGGACGTACGCGTTCGTAATCATAAACTTCATTGTCATAATTGCTACTCGAGCGACGAcg gcGTCAAGTTCAGTTgcgtgtaa